From Levilactobacillus zymae, a single genomic window includes:
- a CDS encoding deoxyribonuclease IV — MTDLLIGSHVSMKGKAMLLGSAQEAAQDGENVFMVYTGAPQNTRRKPIEELNAAAGKAFMAAHDQQAVVVHAPYVVNLGNTKKPENFDFAVQFLTAEVTRAAAIGAHQIVLHPGAHVGAGAPAAIAQIARGLDQILAATPDVPVQIALETMAGKGTEVGRTFEELASILAQTAHNDRLSVCFDTCHTSDAGYAIATDFDGVLREFDRVIGVERIKVVHLNDSKNPQGSHKDRHTNIGFGTLGFDALNAVAHHPLLTAVPKIMETPPVGPDRKTGADPHGYEVAMLRHQQFNPDLTADALAGQPVDAYLTR, encoded by the coding sequence ATGACGGACTTATTGATTGGGTCCCATGTGAGTATGAAGGGAAAAGCCATGTTATTGGGGTCCGCACAGGAAGCGGCCCAGGACGGGGAAAACGTCTTCATGGTTTACACGGGGGCCCCGCAAAATACGCGACGTAAGCCCATTGAGGAACTGAATGCGGCGGCAGGTAAGGCCTTCATGGCCGCACACGACCAACAAGCCGTGGTGGTTCACGCGCCCTACGTGGTCAATCTGGGTAACACTAAGAAACCGGAAAACTTTGACTTTGCCGTGCAGTTCTTGACGGCCGAGGTGACCCGGGCGGCCGCGATTGGTGCGCACCAGATCGTCTTACATCCCGGTGCGCACGTGGGAGCCGGGGCCCCGGCCGCCATCGCTCAGATTGCCCGGGGATTGGACCAGATTCTGGCCGCGACGCCCGACGTCCCCGTACAAATTGCTTTAGAAACCATGGCGGGCAAGGGGACCGAAGTCGGCCGGACCTTCGAGGAACTGGCCAGCATCCTGGCCCAAACGGCCCACAACGACCGGTTGTCGGTCTGCTTTGACACCTGTCACACCAGTGACGCTGGTTACGCCATTGCTACCGATTTTGACGGTGTTTTGCGTGAGTTCGACCGGGTCATTGGCGTGGAGCGGATTAAGGTGGTCCACCTCAACGACTCGAAGAATCCGCAAGGCAGTCACAAGGACCGCCATACCAACATTGGGTTTGGAACTTTGGGGTTTGACGCACTAAATGCTGTGGCGCATCACCCGCTATTAACGGCCGTACCGAAGATTATGGAAACGCCACCGGTCGGTCCCGACCGTAAGACCGGCGCCGATCCGCACGGCTACGAGGTCGCCATGTTGCGCCATCAACAATTCAATCCGGATTTAACGGCGGATGCTCTGGCGGGCCAACCGGTGGACGCCTACCTCACGCGTTAG
- the rpsU gene encoding 30S ribosomal protein S21, which yields MAKTVVRKNESFDDALRRFKRTVSRSGTLQEYRKREFYEKPSVKKKLKSEAARKRKAKKRRF from the coding sequence ATGGCAAAGACAGTCGTTCGCAAAAACGAGTCTTTTGACGACGCTCTTCGGCGCTTCAAACGTACGGTTTCCCGTAGCGGTACTTTACAAGAATACCGTAAACGTGAATTTTACGAAAAACCAAGTGTGAAGAAAAAGTTAAAGTCAGAAGCAGCGCGTAAGCGTAAAGCTAAGAAGCGTCGTTTCTAA
- a CDS encoding CDP-glycerol glycerophosphotransferase family protein encodes MTNSRQRLVQSLKLVARYGLIVLNGGLICLPIKRRQVLFESFNGKDVNDNPAAIYRALVRADPRYQKTAYFSVKPSEYATLHRAYPEIQLVKRFTPRWVRLMARAEFWVLNSRLPNWWHANRHTTTIQTWHGTPLKKLGADIAHVAMKGTTTAQYHADFVTAANCWDYLIAPNQYSQDIFQRAFGYRGKFLPIGYPRNDVLYTANRPEKVAAIKRRLLGAVSGPVVTYAPTWRDDTAVRPGVYQFDLPFELGEFFRHVPANTHLVIRPHYLVKDQIDIRGYEDRVTILAEADIAEIYLITDLLITDYSSVMFDFANLQRPQLFFAYDLAHYRDQLRGFYFEYAAQTLPGPLVTDASAFYAQLDAWHQAGKFPAYAQQQAAFYHRFCEWETGTASQQVAQLIMTGEEQTK; translated from the coding sequence ATGACGAACAGTCGACAACGCCTTGTCCAGTCATTGAAGCTGGTTGCTCGCTATGGGCTCATCGTGTTGAACGGTGGGCTTATTTGTTTACCAATTAAGCGACGACAAGTGCTGTTCGAAAGTTTTAACGGTAAGGACGTTAACGATAACCCGGCGGCAATTTACCGGGCGCTGGTTCGAGCTGACCCGCGTTACCAAAAGACGGCTTACTTCAGCGTCAAGCCTAGCGAGTACGCCACCTTACACCGGGCTTATCCCGAGATCCAGCTGGTTAAACGCTTCACGCCCCGGTGGGTGCGATTGATGGCGCGGGCCGAATTTTGGGTCTTGAACTCCCGGTTGCCCAACTGGTGGCACGCTAATCGGCATACGACGACCATTCAGACCTGGCACGGCACGCCCCTCAAGAAGTTGGGGGCCGACATCGCCCACGTGGCCATGAAGGGGACCACGACCGCGCAGTACCATGCCGATTTTGTGACGGCGGCCAATTGTTGGGACTACCTGATTGCGCCTAACCAGTATTCGCAAGACATCTTTCAGCGGGCGTTTGGCTATCGGGGGAAGTTTCTGCCAATCGGTTATCCCCGAAACGACGTGCTGTACACGGCTAATCGGCCGGAAAAAGTGGCGGCGATTAAACGACGGTTGTTGGGCGCGGTGTCGGGGCCGGTGGTGACTTACGCACCGACCTGGCGAGATGATACCGCCGTGCGGCCCGGCGTCTACCAATTTGATTTACCATTTGAATTGGGGGAGTTTTTCCGGCACGTCCCAGCTAACACTCACCTGGTCATTCGGCCGCACTACCTAGTTAAGGATCAGATTGATATCCGGGGGTACGAAGATCGGGTGACCATTCTGGCAGAGGCCGATATTGCCGAAATTTATTTAATAACCGATCTCTTGATTACGGACTATTCGTCGGTGATGTTTGATTTTGCCAACTTACAGCGCCCCCAGCTGTTCTTTGCGTACGATTTGGCGCACTATCGCGATCAACTGCGGGGATTTTACTTTGAGTATGCTGCCCAAACGTTACCGGGACCGCTGGTTACCGACGCTTCGGCGTTTTATGCGCAATTGGATGCCTGGCATCAAGCCGGGAAATTTCCGGCTTATGCGCAGCAACAGGCCGCCTTTTACCACCGATTTTGTGAGTGGGAGACGGGAACGGCCAGCCAACAGGTGGCACAATTGATCATGACGGGAGAGGAGCAGACAAAATGA
- a CDS encoding pyruvate, water dikinase regulatory protein encodes MSPITIFVISDSSGETALTVAQTAVSQFPSVHVSYQRFPFIQTDSILEGILNLAKKQKAMLFHTLVNPQLSQHVREFAQTNHLQHFDCIQPAMQVMESATGLKPEGVPGLVHNLTDTYFDRIAAMEFAVAYDDGKDPTGLLKADIVILGVSRTSKTPLSLFLANRNLRVANLPLSPKTQLPDQLWQVDPKRIFGLTNRPEILRKIRQERMISYGLPADSAYSDTGKIQEELDYAQKIYKKIGCLVIDVSNKSIEETATLIMESVDYDLIPHPLDD; translated from the coding sequence ATGTCGCCCATTACAATTTTTGTTATTTCCGATTCCTCCGGCGAAACCGCGTTAACCGTGGCCCAAACCGCCGTGTCGCAATTTCCATCCGTTCACGTTAGCTACCAACGCTTCCCGTTTATCCAAACGGATTCAATCCTTGAGGGCATTCTAAACCTGGCGAAGAAGCAAAAGGCCATGCTATTTCACACGTTAGTGAATCCCCAATTGAGTCAACACGTCCGTGAATTCGCCCAAACCAACCACCTACAGCATTTCGATTGCATTCAGCCCGCCATGCAGGTGATGGAATCTGCGACCGGTCTCAAACCGGAAGGCGTTCCCGGCCTGGTCCACAACCTAACCGACACCTACTTCGACCGCATCGCCGCCATGGAGTTTGCCGTGGCTTACGATGATGGTAAGGACCCCACCGGCCTCCTGAAGGCCGACATCGTCATCTTGGGGGTTTCGCGGACTTCTAAGACCCCGCTATCCCTGTTCTTAGCCAACCGTAACCTGCGCGTCGCTAACCTGCCCCTATCTCCCAAAACCCAGTTACCCGATCAACTCTGGCAGGTCGACCCCAAACGCATCTTCGGTCTCACCAACCGTCCCGAGATTCTGCGCAAAATTCGTCAGGAACGGATGATTTCCTACGGGCTGCCCGCCGATAGCGCCTATTCGGATACCGGTAAGATTCAAGAGGAATTAGATTACGCCCAAAAAATTTATAAAAAAATTGGTTGTTTAGTCATCGACGTTTCAAACAAATCCATTGAAGAGACCGCCACGCTGATCATGGAAAGTGTCGATTACGACCTGATTCCCCACCCCCTGGATGATTAG
- a CDS encoding ABC transporter permease, with protein sequence MKEVMTLFKEQVSSLGIIFRISRYEDQASYQSHYLGLMWEYLYPLIQIAIYWLVFGVGLKHGQPLNGVSYLPWMVIGISPWFFMNRSTLDASKSIYQRVNMVAKMKFPVSALPTIKVVSNLSSFWTMMVFSIFIGLLNGVYPKVAWFQWLYYFFAMICLLVALGIFNSCISVLVRDYHILLQSVMRMLFYVSGVLFNFVTTSFPAPFVHLLELNPYYYIVNGFRESFLGTGWFWQRPLLTLEFWAFVFFVLLLGSHLHYKFRSRFVDLI encoded by the coding sequence TTGAAAGAGGTCATGACCTTATTCAAAGAACAGGTCTCAAGTCTGGGAATTATTTTCCGGATCTCCCGGTATGAAGATCAAGCCAGTTACCAAAGCCATTATTTAGGGTTGATGTGGGAGTACCTGTATCCGTTGATTCAAATTGCCATTTATTGGTTAGTGTTCGGGGTTGGCTTGAAGCACGGTCAACCGTTGAACGGGGTAAGCTATCTGCCGTGGATGGTGATTGGGATTTCACCATGGTTCTTCATGAACCGGTCGACGTTAGACGCTTCGAAGAGTATTTACCAGCGGGTCAACATGGTGGCCAAGATGAAGTTTCCGGTTTCGGCGTTGCCCACAATTAAAGTGGTCAGCAATCTGAGTTCATTTTGGACCATGATGGTGTTCTCCATCTTTATCGGTCTTCTCAACGGCGTTTACCCGAAGGTGGCCTGGTTCCAATGGTTGTACTACTTCTTTGCCATGATTTGCTTATTAGTGGCCTTAGGGATCTTCAACTCATGTATCAGTGTGCTGGTGCGGGATTACCACATTCTGTTACAGTCCGTCATGCGGATGCTGTTCTACGTGTCCGGTGTGTTGTTTAACTTTGTGACCACGTCGTTCCCGGCACCGTTCGTGCACCTGTTGGAACTCAACCCGTACTATTACATCGTTAACGGGTTTCGGGAATCCTTCCTGGGGACCGGCTGGTTCTGGCAACGACCGTTACTGACCTTGGAATTCTGGGCGTTTGTGTTCTTTGTCCTACTATTAGGCTCACACTTACACTACAAGTTCCGGTCACGGTTTGTGGATTTAATTTAG
- a CDS encoding CDP-glycerol glycerophosphotransferase family protein, whose amino-acid sequence MNVKEIYLWLVRWVSHLCGHRRLTDVVYLMSFGDNLPFIRAVAQAMKSSQRLTVFYRPQQAAAAAQLAQQGIHVVMFQDNLRFVATGIPRIMRAQTLYCDNYYAFLGGLAHPRGMRIVQLWHAAGAIKSFGWDDPTTAQRSMSDQRRFQAVYDHFDEYVVGAPAMGDVFAHAYRVSPQRMQMLGYPRSDRLRDPDWLAQTRARVARLAPELTGHRVILYAPTYREGVTFTPPRGLAAALTADPTARVVVKLHPVLATQATTLQHQLGDQVVVAQHLSTTELLTVTETLVTDYSSVAFDYSLLPNAHSLLFYLFDLPTYQQEPGVQADFLNWLPGRALRDSQELAAAIVADQPTDLTQFNQRWNTYNDGLATQRVVARYHGLTHDND is encoded by the coding sequence ATGAACGTGAAAGAAATTTATCTCTGGTTGGTCCGTTGGGTATCGCATTTATGCGGTCATCGGCGGTTAACCGACGTGGTGTATCTGATGAGCTTTGGGGATAACCTGCCCTTCATTCGGGCCGTGGCCCAAGCCATGAAGAGCTCCCAGCGACTAACCGTATTTTATCGGCCACAGCAAGCCGCTGCGGCCGCTCAGCTCGCGCAACAGGGGATTCACGTGGTTATGTTTCAGGATAATCTTCGGTTTGTGGCAACCGGGATTCCCCGGATCATGCGCGCGCAGACCCTGTATTGCGATAACTACTACGCGTTCTTGGGCGGGTTAGCCCACCCACGGGGGATGCGGATCGTCCAGCTCTGGCACGCAGCCGGCGCCATCAAGAGTTTTGGCTGGGATGATCCGACGACGGCTCAGCGCTCAATGAGTGATCAACGGCGGTTTCAAGCCGTTTATGACCATTTCGACGAGTACGTGGTGGGGGCTCCGGCGATGGGAGATGTGTTTGCCCACGCCTACCGGGTCTCTCCCCAACGCATGCAAATGTTGGGGTATCCCCGTTCGGACCGGTTACGTGATCCGGACTGGCTTGCGCAAACGCGGGCCAGGGTGGCCCGGTTAGCTCCGGAATTGACCGGGCACCGGGTGATCTTGTATGCCCCGACTTACCGCGAGGGCGTGACCTTTACGCCGCCGCGCGGCTTAGCGGCGGCGTTAACGGCCGATCCAACCGCGCGCGTGGTGGTCAAGCTCCATCCCGTCTTGGCTACTCAGGCCACGACGTTGCAACATCAGTTGGGGGATCAAGTGGTGGTCGCCCAACATCTCAGTACCACGGAATTGCTGACGGTAACGGAAACGTTAGTCACGGACTATTCGTCGGTGGCCTTCGATTACAGTTTGTTACCGAATGCCCACAGTTTATTGTTCTACCTCTTTGACCTGCCGACCTATCAACAAGAACCGGGCGTGCAGGCGGACTTTTTGAACTGGTTGCCCGGTCGCGCCTTACGGGATAGCCAAGAATTGGCAGCGGCCATCGTGGCCGACCAACCGACGGACCTGACCCAGTTCAATCAGCGATGGAACACGTATAACGACGGCTTGGCCACACAACGGGTCGTCGCACGTTATCACGGGCTGACCCACGATAACGATTAA